Proteins co-encoded in one Salvia splendens isolate huo1 chromosome 4, SspV2, whole genome shotgun sequence genomic window:
- the LOC121800944 gene encoding uncharacterized protein LOC121800944, with amino-acid sequence MEAGEGGLVRGSDGGLLRAFCAPIAASSNFEAELLALIRGFEMAMELSTHIWIELDSVALVTLLSSGQLGATDFRHHMALIRSMTSQRHVRFSHIYREGDRAADFLAEWILGLLLVATL; translated from the exons ATGGAGGCGGGGGAGGGAGGATTGGTTCGAGGCTCTGATGGAGGACTTCTGCGTGCCTTCTGTGCTCCGATAGCCGCATCATCGAACTTtgaggcggagctgttggctTTGATTCGGGGGTTCGAGATGGCTATGGAGCTTTCGACACACATCTGGATTGAGCTTGACTCAGTGGCTCTGGTTACCTTGTTGTCATCTGGACAGCTTGGCGCTACGGATTtcagacatcacatggctttgatccggagtATGACTTCTCAGCGGCATGTTCGgttctcacacatctacagagaaggGGACCGAGCTGCTGATTTTCTTGCAG AATGGATTTTGGGATTGTTGCTAGTTGCTACACTATGA